In the genome of Magnolia sinica isolate HGM2019 chromosome 2, MsV1, whole genome shotgun sequence, one region contains:
- the LOC131229037 gene encoding uncharacterized protein LOC131229037 — MHPSLVHETLNILLHMQVMIMKEVTRMGNLSWNPFGDQIFGCCSKVMEKGISTFSRAKPKSAASLKRGCTSQDLVQCTPNQLPRALLRHASNPFFAPSLALGPLSSSSM; from the exons ATGCATCCTTCACTAGTTCATGAAACACTGAATATATTACTACATATGCAAGTAATGATTATGAAGGAAGTG ACAAGAATGGGAAATTTGTCATGGAACCCTTTTGGGGATCAAATATTTGGTTGTTGTTCGAAGG TCATGGAAAAAGGGATCTCCACTTTTAGCAGAGCTAAACCAAAGTCTGCCGCTTCCCTAAAGCGAGGTTGCACTAGCCAAGACTTGGTACAATGTACCCCTAATCAACTCCCTCGTGCTTTACTTAGGCATGCAAGTAACCCTTTCTTTGCGCCATCTCTAGCTCTGGGTCCACTAAGTTCTTCAAGCATGTGA